The Mycobacterium riyadhense sequence GGCGGCACTCGCCGACCCACTGGCGCAACCGCTGCTGGCCGAGCTGGCCGTGGAGTATGCGCGGCGATACGGTCCCACCTCGGAAACGGTGCTCGCGTGGCTCAAGACCAGCCCACCCTCCGAGTTCGCACCCCCGGACGGCGGGATGCTGATCGGGCTGCTCGACGGGCGGCCGGTCACCGGAGGTGCGTTCTGTCGGTACGACGCCGATACCGCCGAACTCAAGAGGATATGGACGGACCGCGCGCATCGCCGTCGTGGCTACGCCAAGGCGCTGTTGGCCGAGCTGGAGGCCGAGATCGCGGCCCGCGGCTACCAGAAGGTTTACCTGGTCACGGGCGATCGTCAGCCAGAAGCCGAGGAACTGTACCGCGCGGTCGGCTACAGGAGGCTGCACCAGCCGCCGCCCGCAGAGGGCCCGGTCCATTTGATCGCCTATCAAAAGAGCCTGCTATGACCGGTCAGCTGCATCTGGCCGTCGCGCTCGACGGGTACGGCTGGCATCCGCAGGCGTGGCGGGCCACACTGGCGTCCAACCCGGACACCCCGTCGGTGCTCAGCGGCAAGTACTGGGCCGGCTTGGCTGCCGCCGCCGAGCGCGGCCTGCTCGACTTTCTCACCATTGACGACACATTGATGCCGCAAATCGGACGGGGCGAGCGCATCCACCCCGAGCGTCTGGCCGGTCGCGGCGACGCCGTGTTGGT is a genomic window containing:
- a CDS encoding GNAT family N-acetyltransferase: MPLRFVPAALADPLAQPLLAELAVEYARRYGPTSETVLAWLKTSPPSEFAPPDGGMLIGLLDGRPVTGGAFCRYDADTAELKRIWTDRAHRRRGYAKALLAELEAEIAARGYQKVYLVTGDRQPEAEELYRAVGYRRLHQPPPAEGPVHLIAYQKSLL